A genome region from Columba livia isolate bColLiv1 breed racing homer chromosome 2, bColLiv1.pat.W.v2, whole genome shotgun sequence includes the following:
- the VWDE gene encoding von Willebrand factor D and EGF domain-containing protein isoform X2: protein MAGVAPAARRLWLCAAVLGCLAAAGPRRRVLECSPGGHQILQSPYRSVDFDSSHLQQSAIQDLLCDHSLTPGWYRFMIFDKPAEMPTKCIEMNRCGTQAPVWLSLRESESMPRPGEIKHLTACATWQFFFSASKDCCLFRIPVSVRNCGDFFVYLLQPTQGCMGYCAEVVTDANPQTCGPEGKEIQGVCSSNLAASSSPSVSPPLPAIPEVVAELIKGSIYLRCTFGAPFANSSVGFIITWSRLSPEGIKEELKHETAVHTFSLLELDGINVRLGDRIYCSISTFFVEKPDIQSSSVESKEFFAGIKIHPETYDISEDGKEHKLAIESSIPIPCPEFSQLESDCKISLTLITVDEGKEQLGLNLALSSCHVDLLQKPCNDGICSQAVIYFTAVTDFMQDGDRITRIAVEPISSENFLWNGYVPESTQITVKDLPTAYCYSFTDPHIITFDGRLYDNFKTGTFILYKSTSRDFEVHVRQWDCGSLHYPASCNCGFVAKEESDIIAFDMCSGQLRESQPHLSVISSDTTGSNVKITESYLGRKVTVLFSSGAFVRADVSEWGMSITLRAPSADYRHTMGLCGTFDGSAENDYHTASGVEIPDHTNILSSFIKEWRISPGESLFDKTPVSLTSSRKIVFCDCALEDAGLYQSVDKEDTVFRSELPLSCKDSENGRFLSLIPGLDVTAEYLGPVDLVRGLKKRSSAHDMGSSTLLHGEDNQTKLHETSLVNTRVSATSAGNTGIEREGTSSSGIRRNSYHYSSHLHKSQSVTSRQKRQNYYEYHPVFLFQSLSQTDLEGYSYFFPEDHATDRDQKFLPSWPTPSGLTESSALLLCQHAIANSSIGRSCGGLLGRRIEDAIVMCVKDLLLKDDLSWAEASLALLENECEKRVLEEINYNQQELEGSVESLLMALKCPSLCSGNGECTEWGCACFQGYSSYDCSILSDQAPEITELENAGLCDIRQYDCTSVRAFGRGFRESLNLKCEIIKLQYRDSQWIPGEALSMPAAFQNARTVSCQLPNDDQQSDVMDLVDDKPIARWQIKISNDGFTYSNSKTLTLYDGACQMCEPQESGLCTLKEKTCNIDGLCYGEGDTNPTSPCLLCRPDISKLTWSVVENNQPPVLETLQGMLQTFYGEDLVYQFLASDPEGSAIHFTLDSGPEGASLSPSGLLLWKAVSMNAHKLTFSLTDDCNAKTKVEIEVSVKSCDCLNNGSCVTNINFPPGNGRYLCVCVAGFEGDLCQVNTDDCKLDQCGIGRCVDGINSYYCECPPELQGKNCQDDVDECVSSPCFPGVFCFNTFGSYYCGPCPSNLQGDGKSCYESFEDANVERKDTTGEIGGNKDVPGRLISTAMVSSSTPPASTAKIITAWKSQNSQRSASVQPVPGNIAYALSTISGQLPNTEESSSVCAVVTASSRSHAVSPEKKAKAQVEAYSYFKPSTKTSSSRTNINKGLSLPSKVFRGGNNTQRVQHLSVKHKVSPLPFVLVEVTVAPKMPPEELSEAVIPGAVTCSDLPCFPGVSCEPSQDGSAKCGRCPYGYYGDGFTCRARCRQTCGKNMECVAPNICRCKPGYAGYNCQAALCIPDCKNHGKCIKPNVCECLPGYSGSTCEEAHCNPPCQNGGTCLAGNLCTCPYGFVGPRCDTMVCNRHCENGGECLTPDICQCKPGWYGPTCSTAMCDPVCRNGGSCTKPDVCLCPRGFFGAQCQNAVCSPPCKNGGHCMRNNVCACPDGYIGRRCEKGVCEPRCMNGGRCVGPNLCSCPSGWRGKRCNTPICLQECKNGGECIGPSTCHCPPQWEGIQCQTPVCNQKCLFGGKCVLPNVCSCRPGYTGVLCGKKIQVQRHRG, encoded by the exons atGGCGGGGGTCGCTCCCGCAGCCCGCCGGCTTTGGCTCTGCGCGGCCGTGCTGGGCTGcctggcggcggcggggccacGCCGGCGAG TTCTTGAATGCTCTCCTGGTGGACATCAGATCCTGCAGAGCCCTTACCGAAGTGTTGATTTTGATTCATCCCACCTCCAGCAGTCAGCTATTCAGGATTTACTGTGTGACCATTCCCTAACACCAGGATGGTATCGCTTTATGATTTTTGATAAGCCTGCTGAGATGCCGACCAAGTGCATAGAG ATGAATCGCTGTGGTACTCAAGCCCCTGTCTGGTTGTCTCTGAGGGAGTCAGAATCCATGCCTCGACCTGGTGAGATCAAACACTTAACAGCTTGTGCTACATGGCAGTTTTTCTTCAGCGCTTCAAAAGACTGCTGTCTTTTCCGAATTCCTGTCAGCGTGAGGAACTGCGGagatttctttgtttatttactgCAGCCCACCCAAGGATGCATGGGGTATTGTGCAGAAG ttGTTACAGATGCAAACCCACAGACCTGTGGTCCTGAGGGAAAGGAAATTCAAGGTGTCTGTAGCA GTAACCTGGCTGCTTCATCATCTCCATCTGTGTCACCACCACTACCAGCCATTCCTGAAGTTGTAGCAGAGTTGATCAAAGGCAGCATTTACCTAAGGTGTACTTTCGGTGCTCCTTTTGCAAACAGCTCAGTCGGATTCATTATAACTTGGTCAAGACTTTCTCCTGAAGGTATCAAAGAAGAACTGAAACATGAGACAGCAGTTCATACGTTCTCACTTCTAGAACTAGATGGGATAAACGTCAGACTTGGAGATAGa ATCTACTGCagcatttctactttttttgtGGAGAAGCCGGATATACAAAGCTCTTCTGTTGAGAGCAAGGAATTTTTTGCTGGCATTAAg ATACATCCGGAAACATATGATATATCAGAAGATGGGAAGGAACACAAACTGGCAATAGAAAGTAGCATTCCTATTCCTTGTCCTGAATTTAGCCAGCTTGAAAGTGACTGCAAAATCTCACTAACATTAATAACTGTTGACGAAG gTAAAGAGCAGTTAGGTTTAAACTTGGCTCTTTCTTCTTGTCATGTGGATCTTCTCCAGAAACCCTGCAATGATGGAATCTGTAGTCAAGCTGTAATTTATTTCACTGCTGTAACAGACTTCATGCAGGATGGAGACAGAATTACCAGGATTGCAGTTGAACCTATATCCAGTGAGAATTTCCTGTGGAATGGCTATGTTCCAGAAAGTACACAG atTACAGTAAAGGATCTACCCACTGCCTACTGCTACTCGTTTACTGACCCTCATATAATTACATTTGATGGCAG ACTCTATGACAATTTTAAAACAGGAACCTTTATTCTCTATAAGAGTACATCTCGAGATTTTGAAGTTCATGTTCGCCAGTGGGACTGTGGAAGTCTTCACTACCCAGCATCCTGTAACTGCGGCTTTGTTGCCAAAGAAGAAAGTGATATAATTGCATTTGACATGTGCAGTGGTCAGCTACGCGAGTCACAGCCACACTTATCTGTAATAAGTAGCGACACAACAGGAAGCAATGTCAAAATCACTGAATCCTACCTAGGAAGAAAAGTAACG gttttgttttcttctggagCTTTCGTTCGTGCTGATGTGAGTGAATGGGGCATGAGCATAACACTTAGGGCACCCAGTGCAGATTACAGACACACAATGGGACTCTGTGGCACATTTGATGGAAGTGCAGAGAATGATTATCACACTGCAAGTGGAGTGGAAATCCCAGACCATACcaatattctttcttcttttattaagGAGTGGAG aattTCACCAGGAGAGAGCTTGTTTGATAAGACTCCTGTTTCTTTAACGTCTTCTAGAAAAATAGTCTTCTGTGACTGTGCACTTGAAGATGCTGGATTATATCAATCAGTGGATAAAGAAGACACAGTTTTTAGATCAGAACTTCCTCTGTCTTGTAAAGATAGTGAAAACGGTAGATTTCTTTCCTTGATACCAGGACTGGATGTCACTGCTGAGTACCTCGGTCCTGTTGATCTTGTCAGAGGCTTAAAGAAGCGTTCATCTGCGCATGACATGGGTTCATCTACACTTCTGCATGGGGAGGATAATCAAACCAAACTTCACGAAACATCACTAGTAAACACACGTGTTTCTGCAACCTCAGCGGGAAATACTGGTATAGAAAGAGAAGGAACTTCAAGCTCAGGCATTAGAAGAAATTCTTACCATTACAGTAGTCATCTTCACAAAAGTCAATCTGTTACAAGCAGGCAGAAGCGACAAAATTATTATGAATACCATCCGGTATTTCTGTTCCAAAGTCTTAGCCAAACAGACTTGGAGGGATACAGTTACTTTTTCCCAGAGGACCATGCCACTGACAGAGACCaaaagtttcttccttcttggcCCACGCCTTCTGGCCTCACCGAGTCCAGCGCTTTGTTACTCTGCCAGCATGCAATAGCTAATTCCAGTATAGGAAGATCTTGTGGTGGCCTTCTTGGCCGGCGAATAGAGGATGCGATTGTTATGTGTGTTAAAGATTTGCTGCTGAAAGATGACCTCAGTTGGGCAGAAGCTTCCTTAGCTCTTCTAGAGAATGAATGTGAGAAGAGAGttttagaagaaataaattataaccAACAGGAACTAGAAGGGTCAGTTGAGAGTCTGCTTATGGCATTGAAGTGCCCCAGTCTCTGCAGTGGTAATGGGGAGTGTACAGAATGGGGCTGTGCGTGTTTTCAAGGCTACAGCTCATATGACTGCAGCATACTGTCTG ACCAGGCTCCAGAAATTACAGAGCTGGAGAATGCTGGGCTGTGTGATATTCGACAGTACGACTGCACATCAGTGAGAGCTTTTGGACGTGGCTTCAGGGAGTCACTGAATCTGAAATGTGAAATTATCAAATTACAG TATAGGGATAGCCAATGGATTCCTGGAGAAGCTCTGAGTATGCCAGCTGCCTTCCAAAATGCCAGGACTGTCAGCTGCCAGTTACCAAATGATGACCAGCAGTCTGATGTCATGGATCTGGTTGATGATAAACCCATTGCCAGGTGGCAAATAAAG ATTTCTAATGATGGATTCACTTATAGCAACTCTAAAACACTGACATTATATGATGGAGCCTGTCAGATGTGTGAACCACAGGAGTCTGGTTTATGTACCTTAAag GAGAAAACGTGCAACATAGATGGACTCTGTTACGGTGAAGGTGACACAAATCCAACCAGCCCTTGCTTACTCTGCAGACCTGACATATCAAAGTTAACATGGTCAGTTGTTGAAA ACAACCAGCCTCCAGTGCTTGAAACTTTACAGGGTATGCTACAGACTTTTTATGGAGAAGATTTAGTGTATCAGTTTTTGGCTTCAGATCCAGAGGGCTCTGCTATTCATTTCACTTTGGATTCTGGTCCAGAAGGTGCCAGTCTTTCCCCATCAGGTCTACTTTTGTGGAAAGCTGTGTCAATGAATGCCcataaattaacattttctttgacAGATGACTGCAATGCAAAGACTAAGGTAGAAATAGAG GTCAGTGTAAAATCGTGTGATTGCCTAAATAATGGCTCATGTGTGACAAACATTAATTTCCCACCTGGAAATGGAAGatatctttgtgtgtgtgtggctggaTTTGAAGGTGATCTCTGTCAAGTGAATACTGATGACTGTAAACTTGACCAGTGTGGTATTGGCAGATGTGTGGATGGAATAAACAGCTATTACTGTGAATGTCCACCTGAACTTCAAG GTAAAAACTGTCAAGATGATGTAGACGAATGTGTATCCAGTCCTTGCTTCCCTGGAGTATTTTGCTTCAATACTTTTGGTTCATACTATTGTGGTCCGTGCCCAAGTAATCTGCAGGGAGATGGGAAGTCATGTTATg aaagtTTTGAAGATGCCAATGTTGAAAGAAAGGATACCACAGGAGAAATTGGAGGGAataaag ATGTCCCTGGGAGACTTATTTCTACAGCAATGGTCAGTAGCAGCACTCCACCAGCCTCCACAGCAAAAATAATCACTGCTTGGAAGTCACAAAATTCTCAGAGAAGTGCTTCTGTACAACCTGTTCCTGGAAATATTGCTTATGCTCTCAGCACCATCAGTGGTCAGCTTCCTAACACTGAAGAGAGTTCTTCAGTATGTGCTGTGGTGACTGCATCTTCAAGGAGCCATGCTGTGTCACCCgagaagaaagcaaaggcaCAAGTTGAGGCCTACAGCTACTTTAAGCCCAGCACGAAGACTTCTAGCAGCAGAACAAATATAAACaaagggctttctttgccaagCAAAGTGTTCAGAGGTGGAAATAATACTCAGAGAGTTCAGCACCTATCAGTCAAGCATAAAGTGAGtcctttgccttttgtcctTGTTGAAGTCACTGTCGCACCAAAAATGCCTCCTGAAGAACTGAGTGAAGCAGTGATTCCTGGAGCAGTAACCTGCAGCGATTTACCCTGTTTTCCCGGTGTATCTTGTGAACCAAGTCAGGACGGAAGCGCCAAGTGCGGTCGTTGTCCTTATGGTTATTACGGAGATGGCTTCACTTGCAGAG CAAGATGTAGACAAACATGTGGCAAAAACATGGAGTGTGTGGCACCAAATATTTGCAGATGCAAGCCTGGTTATGCTGGTTATAACTGTCAGGCTG CACTATGCATACCTGATTGCAAAAACCATGGGAAGTGCATTAAGCCCAATGTCTGTGAATGTCTGCCAGGATACAGTGGCTCTACTTGTGAGGAAG CACATTGTAATCCACCCTGTCAAAACGGAGGCACATGCTTGGCCGGAAATCTCTGCACCTGCCCATATGGTTTTGTGGGACCAAGATGTGACACAA TGGTTTGCAACAGACACTGTGAAAATGGTGGTGAATGTCTTACTCCAGACATCTGCCAATGTAAACCTGGGTGGTACGGACCTACATGCAGCACAG CGATGTGTGACCCTGTGTGTCGCAATGGTGGTTCCTGTACTAAGCCAGATGTTTGCCTCTGTCCACGTGGATTCTTTGGTGCCCAGTGTCAGAATG ctGTCTGCAGCCCTCCTTGTAAGAATGGTGGTCATTGCATGAGAAACAATGTCTGTGCTTGTCCTGATGGGTACATAGGCAGAAGATGTGAAAAAG gtgtCTGTGAGCCAAGGTGCATGAATGGAGGAAGGTGTGTAGGGCCTAACCTTTGCTCTTGTCCTTCaggatggagaggaaaaagatgTAACACAC CAATCTGTCTTCAGGAATGTAAGAACGGTGGCGAGTGCATTGGACCGAGTACGTGTCATTGTCCTCCGCAGTGGGAAGGAATCCAGTGTCAAACAC CTGTGTGCAACCAGAAGTGTCTGTTTGGAGGCAAGTGTGTATTGCCCAATGTCTGCTCTTGTCGTCCTGGTTATACTGGAGTCCTCTGTGGGAAGAAAATTCAG
- the VWDE gene encoding von Willebrand factor D and EGF domain-containing protein isoform X1 translates to MAGVAPAARRLWLCAAVLGCLAAAGPRRRVLECSPGGHQILQSPYRSVDFDSSHLQQSAIQDLLCDHSLTPGWYRFMIFDKPAEMPTKCIEMNRCGTQAPVWLSLRESESMPRPGEIKHLTACATWQFFFSASKDCCLFRIPVSVRNCGDFFVYLLQPTQGCMGYCAEVVTDANPQTCGPEGKEIQGVCSSNLAASSSPSVSPPLPAIPEVVAELIKGSIYLRCTFGAPFANSSVGFIITWSRLSPEGIKEELKHETAVHTFSLLELDGINVRLGDRIYCSISTFFVEKPDIQSSSVESKEFFAGIKIHPETYDISEDGKEHKLAIESSIPIPCPEFSQLESDCKISLTLITVDEGKEQLGLNLALSSCHVDLLQKPCNDGICSQAVIYFTAVTDFMQDGDRITRIAVEPISSENFLWNGYVPESTQITVKDLPTAYCYSFTDPHIITFDGRLYDNFKTGTFILYKSTSRDFEVHVRQWDCGSLHYPASCNCGFVAKEESDIIAFDMCSGQLRESQPHLSVISSDTTGSNVKITESYLGRKVTVLFSSGAFVRADVSEWGMSITLRAPSADYRHTMGLCGTFDGSAENDYHTASGVEIPDHTNILSSFIKEWRISPGESLFDKTPVSLTSSRKIVFCDCALEDAGLYQSVDKEDTVFRSELPLSCKDSENGRFLSLIPGLDVTAEYLGPVDLVRGLKKRSSAHDMGSSTLLHGEDNQTKLHETSLVNTRVSATSAGNTGIEREGTSSSGIRRNSYHYSSHLHKSQSVTSRQKRQNYYEYHPVFLFQSLSQTDLEGYSYFFPEDHATDRDQKFLPSWPTPSGLTESSALLLCQHAIANSSIGRSCGGLLGRRIEDAIVMCVKDLLLKDDLSWAEASLALLENECEKRVLEEINYNQQELEGSVESLLMALKCPSLCSGNGECTEWGCACFQGYSSYDCSILSDQAPEITELENAGLCDIRQYDCTSVRAFGRGFRESLNLKCEIIKLQYRDSQWIPGEALSMPAAFQNARTVSCQLPNDDQQSDVMDLVDDKPIARWQIKISNDGFTYSNSKTLTLYDGACQMCEPQESGLCTLKEKTCNIDGLCYGEGDTNPTSPCLLCRPDISKLTWSVVENNQPPVLETLQGMLQTFYGEDLVYQFLASDPEGSAIHFTLDSGPEGASLSPSGLLLWKAVSMNAHKLTFSLTDDCNAKTKVEIEVSVKSCDCLNNGSCVTNINFPPGNGRYLCVCVAGFEGDLCQVNTDDCKLDQCGIGRCVDGINSYYCECPPELQGKNCQDDVDECVSSPCFPGVFCFNTFGSYYCGPCPSNLQGDGKSCYESFEDANVERKDTTGEIGGNKDFQHSFFEKVFSISSYIPGSTDVPGRLISTAMVSSSTPPASTAKIITAWKSQNSQRSASVQPVPGNIAYALSTISGQLPNTEESSSVCAVVTASSRSHAVSPEKKAKAQVEAYSYFKPSTKTSSSRTNINKGLSLPSKVFRGGNNTQRVQHLSVKHKVSPLPFVLVEVTVAPKMPPEELSEAVIPGAVTCSDLPCFPGVSCEPSQDGSAKCGRCPYGYYGDGFTCRARCRQTCGKNMECVAPNICRCKPGYAGYNCQAALCIPDCKNHGKCIKPNVCECLPGYSGSTCEEAHCNPPCQNGGTCLAGNLCTCPYGFVGPRCDTMVCNRHCENGGECLTPDICQCKPGWYGPTCSTAMCDPVCRNGGSCTKPDVCLCPRGFFGAQCQNAVCSPPCKNGGHCMRNNVCACPDGYIGRRCEKGVCEPRCMNGGRCVGPNLCSCPSGWRGKRCNTPICLQECKNGGECIGPSTCHCPPQWEGIQCQTPVCNQKCLFGGKCVLPNVCSCRPGYTGVLCGKKIQVQRHRG, encoded by the exons atGGCGGGGGTCGCTCCCGCAGCCCGCCGGCTTTGGCTCTGCGCGGCCGTGCTGGGCTGcctggcggcggcggggccacGCCGGCGAG TTCTTGAATGCTCTCCTGGTGGACATCAGATCCTGCAGAGCCCTTACCGAAGTGTTGATTTTGATTCATCCCACCTCCAGCAGTCAGCTATTCAGGATTTACTGTGTGACCATTCCCTAACACCAGGATGGTATCGCTTTATGATTTTTGATAAGCCTGCTGAGATGCCGACCAAGTGCATAGAG ATGAATCGCTGTGGTACTCAAGCCCCTGTCTGGTTGTCTCTGAGGGAGTCAGAATCCATGCCTCGACCTGGTGAGATCAAACACTTAACAGCTTGTGCTACATGGCAGTTTTTCTTCAGCGCTTCAAAAGACTGCTGTCTTTTCCGAATTCCTGTCAGCGTGAGGAACTGCGGagatttctttgtttatttactgCAGCCCACCCAAGGATGCATGGGGTATTGTGCAGAAG ttGTTACAGATGCAAACCCACAGACCTGTGGTCCTGAGGGAAAGGAAATTCAAGGTGTCTGTAGCA GTAACCTGGCTGCTTCATCATCTCCATCTGTGTCACCACCACTACCAGCCATTCCTGAAGTTGTAGCAGAGTTGATCAAAGGCAGCATTTACCTAAGGTGTACTTTCGGTGCTCCTTTTGCAAACAGCTCAGTCGGATTCATTATAACTTGGTCAAGACTTTCTCCTGAAGGTATCAAAGAAGAACTGAAACATGAGACAGCAGTTCATACGTTCTCACTTCTAGAACTAGATGGGATAAACGTCAGACTTGGAGATAGa ATCTACTGCagcatttctactttttttgtGGAGAAGCCGGATATACAAAGCTCTTCTGTTGAGAGCAAGGAATTTTTTGCTGGCATTAAg ATACATCCGGAAACATATGATATATCAGAAGATGGGAAGGAACACAAACTGGCAATAGAAAGTAGCATTCCTATTCCTTGTCCTGAATTTAGCCAGCTTGAAAGTGACTGCAAAATCTCACTAACATTAATAACTGTTGACGAAG gTAAAGAGCAGTTAGGTTTAAACTTGGCTCTTTCTTCTTGTCATGTGGATCTTCTCCAGAAACCCTGCAATGATGGAATCTGTAGTCAAGCTGTAATTTATTTCACTGCTGTAACAGACTTCATGCAGGATGGAGACAGAATTACCAGGATTGCAGTTGAACCTATATCCAGTGAGAATTTCCTGTGGAATGGCTATGTTCCAGAAAGTACACAG atTACAGTAAAGGATCTACCCACTGCCTACTGCTACTCGTTTACTGACCCTCATATAATTACATTTGATGGCAG ACTCTATGACAATTTTAAAACAGGAACCTTTATTCTCTATAAGAGTACATCTCGAGATTTTGAAGTTCATGTTCGCCAGTGGGACTGTGGAAGTCTTCACTACCCAGCATCCTGTAACTGCGGCTTTGTTGCCAAAGAAGAAAGTGATATAATTGCATTTGACATGTGCAGTGGTCAGCTACGCGAGTCACAGCCACACTTATCTGTAATAAGTAGCGACACAACAGGAAGCAATGTCAAAATCACTGAATCCTACCTAGGAAGAAAAGTAACG gttttgttttcttctggagCTTTCGTTCGTGCTGATGTGAGTGAATGGGGCATGAGCATAACACTTAGGGCACCCAGTGCAGATTACAGACACACAATGGGACTCTGTGGCACATTTGATGGAAGTGCAGAGAATGATTATCACACTGCAAGTGGAGTGGAAATCCCAGACCATACcaatattctttcttcttttattaagGAGTGGAG aattTCACCAGGAGAGAGCTTGTTTGATAAGACTCCTGTTTCTTTAACGTCTTCTAGAAAAATAGTCTTCTGTGACTGTGCACTTGAAGATGCTGGATTATATCAATCAGTGGATAAAGAAGACACAGTTTTTAGATCAGAACTTCCTCTGTCTTGTAAAGATAGTGAAAACGGTAGATTTCTTTCCTTGATACCAGGACTGGATGTCACTGCTGAGTACCTCGGTCCTGTTGATCTTGTCAGAGGCTTAAAGAAGCGTTCATCTGCGCATGACATGGGTTCATCTACACTTCTGCATGGGGAGGATAATCAAACCAAACTTCACGAAACATCACTAGTAAACACACGTGTTTCTGCAACCTCAGCGGGAAATACTGGTATAGAAAGAGAAGGAACTTCAAGCTCAGGCATTAGAAGAAATTCTTACCATTACAGTAGTCATCTTCACAAAAGTCAATCTGTTACAAGCAGGCAGAAGCGACAAAATTATTATGAATACCATCCGGTATTTCTGTTCCAAAGTCTTAGCCAAACAGACTTGGAGGGATACAGTTACTTTTTCCCAGAGGACCATGCCACTGACAGAGACCaaaagtttcttccttcttggcCCACGCCTTCTGGCCTCACCGAGTCCAGCGCTTTGTTACTCTGCCAGCATGCAATAGCTAATTCCAGTATAGGAAGATCTTGTGGTGGCCTTCTTGGCCGGCGAATAGAGGATGCGATTGTTATGTGTGTTAAAGATTTGCTGCTGAAAGATGACCTCAGTTGGGCAGAAGCTTCCTTAGCTCTTCTAGAGAATGAATGTGAGAAGAGAGttttagaagaaataaattataaccAACAGGAACTAGAAGGGTCAGTTGAGAGTCTGCTTATGGCATTGAAGTGCCCCAGTCTCTGCAGTGGTAATGGGGAGTGTACAGAATGGGGCTGTGCGTGTTTTCAAGGCTACAGCTCATATGACTGCAGCATACTGTCTG ACCAGGCTCCAGAAATTACAGAGCTGGAGAATGCTGGGCTGTGTGATATTCGACAGTACGACTGCACATCAGTGAGAGCTTTTGGACGTGGCTTCAGGGAGTCACTGAATCTGAAATGTGAAATTATCAAATTACAG TATAGGGATAGCCAATGGATTCCTGGAGAAGCTCTGAGTATGCCAGCTGCCTTCCAAAATGCCAGGACTGTCAGCTGCCAGTTACCAAATGATGACCAGCAGTCTGATGTCATGGATCTGGTTGATGATAAACCCATTGCCAGGTGGCAAATAAAG ATTTCTAATGATGGATTCACTTATAGCAACTCTAAAACACTGACATTATATGATGGAGCCTGTCAGATGTGTGAACCACAGGAGTCTGGTTTATGTACCTTAAag GAGAAAACGTGCAACATAGATGGACTCTGTTACGGTGAAGGTGACACAAATCCAACCAGCCCTTGCTTACTCTGCAGACCTGACATATCAAAGTTAACATGGTCAGTTGTTGAAA ACAACCAGCCTCCAGTGCTTGAAACTTTACAGGGTATGCTACAGACTTTTTATGGAGAAGATTTAGTGTATCAGTTTTTGGCTTCAGATCCAGAGGGCTCTGCTATTCATTTCACTTTGGATTCTGGTCCAGAAGGTGCCAGTCTTTCCCCATCAGGTCTACTTTTGTGGAAAGCTGTGTCAATGAATGCCcataaattaacattttctttgacAGATGACTGCAATGCAAAGACTAAGGTAGAAATAGAG GTCAGTGTAAAATCGTGTGATTGCCTAAATAATGGCTCATGTGTGACAAACATTAATTTCCCACCTGGAAATGGAAGatatctttgtgtgtgtgtggctggaTTTGAAGGTGATCTCTGTCAAGTGAATACTGATGACTGTAAACTTGACCAGTGTGGTATTGGCAGATGTGTGGATGGAATAAACAGCTATTACTGTGAATGTCCACCTGAACTTCAAG GTAAAAACTGTCAAGATGATGTAGACGAATGTGTATCCAGTCCTTGCTTCCCTGGAGTATTTTGCTTCAATACTTTTGGTTCATACTATTGTGGTCCGTGCCCAAGTAATCTGCAGGGAGATGGGAAGTCATGTTATg aaagtTTTGAAGATGCCAATGTTGAAAGAAAGGATACCACAGGAGAAATTGGAGGGAataaag ATTTTCAACATTCATTCTTTGAGAAGGTTTTTAGCATCTCAAGTTATATTCCCGGTTCTACAGATGTCCCTGGGAGACTTATTTCTACAGCAATGGTCAGTAGCAGCACTCCACCAGCCTCCACAGCAAAAATAATCACTGCTTGGAAGTCACAAAATTCTCAGAGAAGTGCTTCTGTACAACCTGTTCCTGGAAATATTGCTTATGCTCTCAGCACCATCAGTGGTCAGCTTCCTAACACTGAAGAGAGTTCTTCAGTATGTGCTGTGGTGACTGCATCTTCAAGGAGCCATGCTGTGTCACCCgagaagaaagcaaaggcaCAAGTTGAGGCCTACAGCTACTTTAAGCCCAGCACGAAGACTTCTAGCAGCAGAACAAATATAAACaaagggctttctttgccaagCAAAGTGTTCAGAGGTGGAAATAATACTCAGAGAGTTCAGCACCTATCAGTCAAGCATAAAGTGAGtcctttgccttttgtcctTGTTGAAGTCACTGTCGCACCAAAAATGCCTCCTGAAGAACTGAGTGAAGCAGTGATTCCTGGAGCAGTAACCTGCAGCGATTTACCCTGTTTTCCCGGTGTATCTTGTGAACCAAGTCAGGACGGAAGCGCCAAGTGCGGTCGTTGTCCTTATGGTTATTACGGAGATGGCTTCACTTGCAGAG CAAGATGTAGACAAACATGTGGCAAAAACATGGAGTGTGTGGCACCAAATATTTGCAGATGCAAGCCTGGTTATGCTGGTTATAACTGTCAGGCTG CACTATGCATACCTGATTGCAAAAACCATGGGAAGTGCATTAAGCCCAATGTCTGTGAATGTCTGCCAGGATACAGTGGCTCTACTTGTGAGGAAG CACATTGTAATCCACCCTGTCAAAACGGAGGCACATGCTTGGCCGGAAATCTCTGCACCTGCCCATATGGTTTTGTGGGACCAAGATGTGACACAA TGGTTTGCAACAGACACTGTGAAAATGGTGGTGAATGTCTTACTCCAGACATCTGCCAATGTAAACCTGGGTGGTACGGACCTACATGCAGCACAG CGATGTGTGACCCTGTGTGTCGCAATGGTGGTTCCTGTACTAAGCCAGATGTTTGCCTCTGTCCACGTGGATTCTTTGGTGCCCAGTGTCAGAATG ctGTCTGCAGCCCTCCTTGTAAGAATGGTGGTCATTGCATGAGAAACAATGTCTGTGCTTGTCCTGATGGGTACATAGGCAGAAGATGTGAAAAAG gtgtCTGTGAGCCAAGGTGCATGAATGGAGGAAGGTGTGTAGGGCCTAACCTTTGCTCTTGTCCTTCaggatggagaggaaaaagatgTAACACAC CAATCTGTCTTCAGGAATGTAAGAACGGTGGCGAGTGCATTGGACCGAGTACGTGTCATTGTCCTCCGCAGTGGGAAGGAATCCAGTGTCAAACAC CTGTGTGCAACCAGAAGTGTCTGTTTGGAGGCAAGTGTGTATTGCCCAATGTCTGCTCTTGTCGTCCTGGTTATACTGGAGTCCTCTGTGGGAAGAAAATTCAG